The DNA window ATAGGCGCCTGCCAGAAGTCCGGCGAAGCCACCGCCGAGAATGACGACGTCGGCGTCTTCGACGATCGGGCCGCGCTCGGTCACCGTCGTGTAGGGATCGACCTCGTAGAAATCGGCGAAATCGCCTTCCAGCTCCAGATATTGCGAACCGCCCTCGGGCCGCAGACGTTTGGCGCGTTCGGCGGCGTACTTCTCCCGAATTGTGGGGATGTCGATATCGGACGGTGTATCAGTCGGCCCGCACGTGTCGAACATCGTCATATGTCTCCTTCAGTTGCGATTTCGGCGTGTTTAGTCACGGTGAGCGGGTTGTTTCGAAATGGCGTGTCGGTGTGAGTGCCTGATTTGTTGGTCGTCGAGAATGTGTTGGTGGCCAAGGGGTATCGACCGGTAGTGCGTGATCAGCAGTTCTTAGTTCCGCCGGATATGCGGGAGTGGCTGCCTGCGGATCATTCGGTGTGGGCGTTGATCGGGATCGTGGAGGGGTTGGACACCTCGGCGTTTCACCACCAGCGACGGACCGGTGGTGTCGGGCGGGCCGGGTATGACCCCGACATGTTGGTGACGCTGCTGATCTGGGCGTGGTCGCAGGGGGTGCGGTCCTCGCGTCGGATCGAGCGGGCGTGTGCTGATGTGGTGTCTTATCGGGTGATCTGTGCTGGTGATGGGCCTGATCACGTCACGATCGCGCGGTTTCGCGCCGAGAACCACGCCGCGTGTGAGCAGTTGTTCACCGAGGTGTTGATGTTGGCTGCCGGGCTGGGGTTGGGCCGGCTGGAGACTGTGGCACTCGACGGAGTCAAGATCGCCTCGAACGCGTCGCTGTCGGCCAACCGCACCACCTCGGGGCTAGCCAAGGCCGCCGCGGCGGAGGCGGCCCGAATCGCCAAGGCTGCGGCGGCCGCACACGAAGCCACTGATGCCGCCGAGGACGAGATGTTTGGCGACGATAACCCGGGGTCGGTACCGGCCGAGTTGACCGATCCGGCGGTGCTGGCTAAACGCATCGCCGAAGCGCTGGCACGGCGCAACGCCGAGGACACCGCCCAGGGGCCCGCCGCCGATGATGGTGCACCGGCTGCGGGATCGGTTGAGCTCGAACGGGTTGCCCACGACCGATCGGGGCGCATCGCCCAAGCCCCAGCCCCCATCCACCCCCAAAATCGGCCGCCCAACGCCCCGAAACGCAACCCCCTTGGTGGGCAAGTATCTGGCGCGCATCGCGGCCGGGGAGAAGATGACCGGCCGGATCCCGGCCGGCGCCCAGGTGGCGATGGCCGAGCGGGTGCTGGCCGCGGCGGTGGCCAGGTCGCAGGCCAAACACCAGAGTTGGGCCGCAGCGGCGCGGTCGGCGCCCGGACGTCCGGGGCCGCTCACCCGGCGCCCCGTCGAGCAGAACGCCCCGGGTTCCGTCAGGCGCGAGCGCGACTGGAGCGGGCCCGGGGCGGCGCAGGTGGCTGCCGCCCAGGCCGCCACCAACGTCGACGCACGGCCAATCTCACGGATCCCCAATCACGGATCCAGCCGTTGCGCGGGGGTGGCTGGCTGCAGGGCTACAACTGCCAGGCAGTCACCGCCGCTGACGGGCTGATCGTGGCCACCGGGGTGGGCACCAGCCCGGTGGACAACCAGTACTACACCGACATGATCGACAAGGCCATCAAGTCCGCGGACCTGATCACCGGCCACCGCCGCGATGACACATCAACCACGGCCACCGCCTCCTCGATCGCGATGGTGCTCGCCGACGCCGGCTACTGCACGAACGAGAACCTGACCGCGCCAGGACCAGACCGGCTGATCGCTACCGGCAAGGCCCGCGACGTGCACCACGCGGCCACCGAACATCCCACTCAAGGGCCACCGCCCACCGACGCCGATCCGATCGCGGCGATGGCTCACCGGTTACGCACCCCGCAGGGAATCATTCAGTACGCCATGCGATCTCACATCGCCGAGACACCATTCGGACATGCCAAGCACAACCTCGGATTCCGCCGATTCACCGGCAGAGGCCTGGCCCGAGCACGCAGCGAATGGACATTCCACGCCGCGGTCCACAACATCGGCAAGATCCTCAACCACCTCGCCAGCACACCACTGCCCGCCTGATCGGGCGGCCCCAGTACTAACACTCACCATCGATCCAGCGACGAACTATGCCCGTCGATCCAGCGAGAACTTCAATTCGAGACAGCCCGTGAGCGTGACCCAGCACGCCGAAATCACAGGTCCTGTGGTTCGCCGGTGCCCATGTACTTGGACAGCTGATGGTGCAGGTTGACGGTGCTGCGCTCGCGATACGGGTTGGGTTTGGTGCCCCCGAAACCCGCCGACTTCATGCCCTGCTGCACAGCTGCCATATTCGAGAAGTCCTGCGGCAGCACCGACAGCCAATTCGGCGAATCCTTCGGTGTGTACTGCCATTCCGTCTGCGGTTCTTCACCTTTGGGATAGAGCTCGAAGACCGCAACCTCGAAGATGCACTTGTCCGGGTTATAACTGGGATCGGGCCGGGCGCTGTAGCACAGTGCGCTCGTCAGGCCCTGGCCGACCTGGAAGTTCGGGAAGATCTGCCAGGCGGTTCCGCTCTGACCAAGGATGTCGGGCGGGATCGTCGGCCAGATGACACCCCGCTCCTCATCGTCGCGGCGCGCAGACGCCAGCCAATGCTGCAACACCTGGTCGGCCGGGGTGCCCTCGGGCAATTCGTCGACGAGTCGCTTGGCGGCGTTCACCAATGTGTTCGTAGTGGTCGCGTTGGTCTCTTCCATCGTGTAGATCTGCATCTCTGCTGTCGAGATGCGTGGATCGCCGGTGCCGAGGCGGATCTTGGACTTGGTCTCGTCCATACCCTTCGGCGCGTCATAGCCGATGTTGCTGTGCTTGCCCTGCGCCTTGGCCCAACCCTTGAATTCACCGAACTTGTTGAACTCCGGGTGCGTGGTGAACACGTGGTAGGTCTCGTTGAAGGCCTCCATCGCGACCTTCCAGTTGCAGTCGAAGTAGAGCCACTTGCGCCACTTGTAGCGCATGTTCTCCAGACCGAACGGATCGAGGATCTTCGCCGCGGGCATCAAGTAGTCGGTCAATGATTCGCAATCGGGATCCATGTTGACGAACAGCCAGCCGCCCCACGTGTCGACCTGGACGGGCGCAAGGTGGGTGTTGTCCGGGGTCAACGCGCCCTTCCAGTCGTCCTGCTCGCGGATGTGGGTACAGGCACCATCCAAACTGTATGTCCAGCCGTGGAATCCGCATACGAAGGATTTGTGGGCCCGGCCGACGGCGTTCTTGCCGCCCTCGGGCTTGTCGACCAGTTTTCGACCGCGGTGCATGCACACGTTGTGGTGTGCGGAGAAGGTGTGCGCGCCCGTCCGCACCACGATGATCGAGTCGTCGAGGATGTCGTAGGTCAGGTAGCTGCCGACCTCAGGAATCTCCTCGACCCGGCCGACCTGCTGCCATACCTTGCGCCACAACCGATCACGCTCGTTGCGAGCGTATTCCGGCGAGATGTAGGCGTCGACACCGATGGTCATCGGAGACGACAGGTCTTCGGCGATCTCTCCCGTCGAGTCGTCCGGATCGGCGTCGATCTCGATCGCGGCGTCGAGGTCGGATTCGGTGTGGGTCACTAGATCCTCCTAATGGTTTCTCGGAAGGAGTCGTCGGCGAGAAACAGCGAGGTGTTGTCGGCACCCAGATGCGTCCATTTGAGATTGAGGCCACCGTCGACGAGCAGCGTCTGACCGGTGATGTAGCTCGACATGTCCGACAGCAGGAACAGGATCGCGCCCGCCTGTTCTTCGGGAGTGCCGCGGCGGCCCATCGCGATCGCGGTGCGGTCGCGATCAGCGTCGTCGTCGACGTAGGTGCGCGATGCGGCCGTCGCCGTCACGCCGGGCGCGACGGCGTTGACGCGAATGTTGTCCAGTGCGAGCTCGGCGGCCATCGTCCTGGTCATCGCGACGACCGCCGCCTTGGCCGTGCCGTAGGCGATGTGGAACGGCGCGGTGTTCATCCCGCTGATCGACGAGATCGAGACGATCGATCCGGGGTTCTTCTGTTCGCGGATCTCCGCGGCCACCGCCTGGCTCATGAAGAACGCGGTTTCCAGATTGGCGGCGAACAGTGCCCGCCAATCCTCACGCGTCACCCGCGTCGCGGGCATCCACGTGGATGGCGCGGCCCCGCCTGCGATGTTGACCAATCCGTAGAGGGCGCCGTCGGTGCGACGCACCTGGTCCATCACGGCGGCGACACCGCCGTCGGTGGACGCGTCGGCGGAGACCGGCACAACCGCCAAGCCCCCCTCGGCAAGCGGCGCGACGTGTTCGTCGAGGTTCTCCTTCGACCGGCTCACCGCGACCACGGTGGCGCCTGCCTGGGCGGCCATCCGCGTGATCGTGGTGCCGATGCCGCCACCGCCCGCCCCGGACACCACGACGATGCGGCCGTCCAGCCTCAGAAGGTCGGCCATCTCATTTGTCCGGACAACATATGGTGCTCTGCATATTGAAGAACACTATTCCGCAGCGGTAATGATGCCGTCAAGGGCGGCTGAGCAGGCGCTTCGGCCTATTGTCTGGACTAGAAGTGCTTGATAGCGTCCGGGTCATGACTGTTCCCGCGACGGCATCGCGCCCGCCCTCCCGGTATATCGCGACCAATCCGAAGGTCGCCGACGGTTGGCGGCTCGAGACGCTCACGACGCCGAGCCGGTTGTTCGGTGCGAACGGGCTGCGCACGGGTCCCGACGGGCGCGTCTACGTCGCGCAGGTGACCGGCAGCCAGATCAGCGCCGTGAATCTGGCCAGCGGCGAGGTCGAGGCGATCAGCCCCAAAGGGAGCGAAAT is part of the Mycolicibacterium tusciae JS617 genome and encodes:
- a CDS encoding transposase, yielding MPDLLVVENVLVAKGYRPVVRDQQFLVPPDMREWLPADHSVWALIGIVEGLDTSAFHHQRRTGGVGRAGYDPDMLVTLLIWAWSQGVRSSRRIERACADVVSYRVICAGDGPDHVTIARFRAENHAACEQLFTEVLMLAAGLGLGRLETVALDGVKIASNASLSANRTTSGLAKAAAAEAARIAKAAAAAHEATDAAEDEMFGDDNPGSVPAELTDPAVLAKRIAEALARRNAEDTAQGPAADDGAPAAGSVELERVAHDRSGRIAQAPAPIHPQNRPPNAPKRNPLGGQVSGAHRGRGEDDRPDPGRRPGGDGRAGAGRGGGQVAGQTPELGRSGAVGARTSGAAHPAPRRAERPGFRQARARLERARGGAGGCRPGRHQRRRTANLTDPQSRIQPLRGGGWLQGYNCQAVTAADGLIVATGVGTSPVDNQYYTDMIDKAIKSADLITGHRRDDTSTTATASSIAMVLADAGYCTNENLTAPGPDRLIATGKARDVHHAATEHPTQGPPPTDADPIAAMAHRLRTPQGIIQYAMRSHIAETPFGHAKHNLGFRRFTGRGLARARSEWTFHAAVHNIGKILNHLASTPLPA
- a CDS encoding aromatic ring-hydroxylating oxygenase subunit alpha, whose product is MTHTESDLDAAIEIDADPDDSTGEIAEDLSSPMTIGVDAYISPEYARNERDRLWRKVWQQVGRVEEIPEVGSYLTYDILDDSIIVVRTGAHTFSAHHNVCMHRGRKLVDKPEGGKNAVGRAHKSFVCGFHGWTYSLDGACTHIREQDDWKGALTPDNTHLAPVQVDTWGGWLFVNMDPDCESLTDYLMPAAKILDPFGLENMRYKWRKWLYFDCNWKVAMEAFNETYHVFTTHPEFNKFGEFKGWAKAQGKHSNIGYDAPKGMDETKSKIRLGTGDPRISTAEMQIYTMEETNATTTNTLVNAAKRLVDELPEGTPADQVLQHWLASARRDDEERGVIWPTIPPDILGQSGTAWQIFPNFQVGQGLTSALCYSARPDPSYNPDKCIFEVAVFELYPKGEEPQTEWQYTPKDSPNWLSVLPQDFSNMAAVQQGMKSAGFGGTKPNPYRERSTVNLHHQLSKYMGTGEPQDL
- a CDS encoding SDR family NAD(P)-dependent oxidoreductase, whose translation is MADLLRLDGRIVVVSGAGGGGIGTTITRMAAQAGATVVAVSRSKENLDEHVAPLAEGGLAVVPVSADASTDGGVAAVMDQVRRTDGALYGLVNIAGGAAPSTWMPATRVTREDWRALFAANLETAFFMSQAVAAEIREQKNPGSIVSISSISGMNTAPFHIAYGTAKAAVVAMTRTMAAELALDNIRVNAVAPGVTATAASRTYVDDDADRDRTAIAMGRRGTPEEQAGAILFLLSDMSSYITGQTLLVDGGLNLKWTHLGADNTSLFLADDSFRETIRRI